One segment of Chionomys nivalis chromosome 3, mChiNiv1.1, whole genome shotgun sequence DNA contains the following:
- the St3gal6 gene encoding type 2 lactosamine alpha-2,3-sialyltransferase, translating to MRGYLVALFLSCVFLYYVLHCILWGTNGYWVPSMDIKSKNINTCPKKPAFSSLLRFPQFYPFLCTSDFARITSMYGTNNFVLPYGIKSSAPYFRTVLSKLKSCDLFDEFDNVPCKRCVVVGNGGVLKNKTLGEKIDSYDVIIRMNNGPVLGHEEDVGRRTTFRLFYPESVFSDPTHNDPNTTAVLIVFKPQDLRWLLEIMSGTNINTNGFWKKPALNLIYKLYQIRILDPYIIREAAHHLLHFPKVFPKDQKPKHPTTGIIALTLAFHICSEVHLAGFKYNVNNPNSPLHYYGNATMSLMNKNAYHNVTAEQLFLKRIIEKNMVIDLTQD from the exons ATGAGAGGGTACCTCGTGGCCCTATTCTTGAGTTGTGTCTTCCTCTATTATGTGCTACACTGTATCCTGTGGGGAACAAATGGCTATTG GGTACCATCTATGGATATCAAGAGTAAAAATATCAACACTTGTCCAAAAAAGCCAGCTTTCAGTTCTCTCCTGAG GTTTCCCCAGTTTTACCCCTTTCTGTGTACATCTGATTTTGCAAGGATTACTTCTATGTACGGTACCAATAATTTTGTTTTACCCTATGGGATAAAGTCATCAG CGCCATATTTTCGAACTGTCCTTTCAAAACTGAAGAGCTGTGATCTCTTTGATGAGTTTGACAA TGTGCCATGTAAAAGGTGTGTGGTGGTCGGTAATGGAGGAGTGTTGAAGAATAAGACATTAGGAGAAAAAATCGACTCCTATGATGTGATCATAAG AATGAATAATGGTCCTGTTTTAGGACATGAAGAGGATGTTGGAAGGAGGACAACCTTCAGGCTTTTTTATCCAGAGTCTGTCTTTTCAGATCCCACTCACAATGATCCCAATACCACGGCAGTTCTCATTGTCTTTAAGCCACAGGATTTACGGTGGCTCTTGGAAATAATGAGTGGTACCAACATA AACACTAATGGTTTTTGGAAGAAGCCAGCCTTAAACTTGATCTATAAGCTATACCAAATCAGAATATTAGATCCGTACATTATCAGAGAAGCAGCTCATCACCTGCTTCATTTTCCCAAAGTTTTCCCCAAAGATCAG AAACCCAAACACCCCACGACAGGAATTATTGCCCTCACACTGGCATTTCACATATGCAGTGAAGTTCACCTTGCTGGTTTCAAGTACAACGTTAACAACCCAAACAGTCCTTTACACTACTATGGGAATGCCACCATGTCTTTGATGAACaag aatgcATATCACAATGTGACTGCAGAGCAGctctttttaaagagaattatAGAGAAAAATATGGTAATCGACTTGACTCAAGATTGA